The Topomyia yanbarensis strain Yona2022 unplaced genomic scaffold, ASM3024719v1 HiC_scaffold_253, whole genome shotgun sequence genome contains the following window.
TCCAAAAGTATAAGATCAAATTTTTCTACACACCAGCCTCCTACGCTGCGGCCATCATCGCTGATCCACGGGTCAGGAAAACAGACATGTCCAGTATTAAATTTTGGGCTCTCGGTGCTTCCAGTGTGTCCGAGACGATTCGCGATGCTGTGGATGATGTGCTGAAACCTACCGGAAGATCTTACAACTTCTACGGAACGTCCGAGTGCGGTTTTTTGGCGGCTGACTTCTTAAAACGGAAACCGAATGCGGTCGGAAAGGTCGGAACGAACATGCAGGTTCGCATACTAAGCGACGACGGCGAACCGCTTGGAGTGGGCGAACAAGGTGAAGTTGTCGTCAAATCGGTTGGGATACCATTCATAGTGAGTATAATTAATCTACACAATGCTCATGTAGttgttaattaattttttttcccttCAAGGGTTACTACAAAAATGAACAAGCATCCCGGGAAGCGCTAGACAAAGATGGATGGTTCCTAACGGGAGATATTGGCTTCTTCGATGAAGAAGGATATCTCCACTTGGTTGAGCGGAAGAAAGACATTTTGAAGTACATGGGTAACCAGGTATCGCCATCGGAAGTGGAAGCTGTCATTCAGCAAATACACGAAGTACTGCAAGTATGTGTTACCGGAATACCGAACAAGGATAACACATCCGATCTGGTGACGGCGGTCATTCGGAAGTACCCAAAGTCGGATTTGTCGGCCGAAGATGTGATTGAATATGTGGCGAACCGTTTGAGTGATCCCAAACATCTGCGGGGAGGTGTGTACTTTGTGAATGAATTCCCCATGACGACAAATGGGAAGATTATAAGACGGAAGGTACGACAGATGCTACAGGAAGGGGAAATACAATAAAACTCTATATATATAAACACTGGTGTGGCGGTACACAATGTTTTCattgtattatttatttatttcttatcaGTACTGCGTGGTTGCTTACTGGCA
Protein-coding sequences here:
- the LOC131695045 gene encoding probable 4-coumarate--CoA ligase 1, which gives rise to MTSYDHDRRVWSGPRQPCVFNPACNFGQIVLNLLERSAEKVIQIDGDTGRTMTRSEMRLRVVRVAQNLQKLGYGVGDIASVVAVNSENLAPLILGLQVIGVGFNALAPTFDEEEMAHMMRQTQSKLVFCDANNYGTVKAAAEKAIISEQFRIFVMEDAHDETLSVDQLLKPTGTEHVFYPRYLGDSYKLIANITCSSGTMGLPKGVCFSHAQTISGFCKVANFDDGICLNFSTLYWGTGVYVLNMSVMNNSTRLITRRTFSVDLFFELIQKYKIKFFYTPASYAAAIIADPRVRKTDMSSIKFWALGASSVSETIRDAVDDVLKPTGRSYNFYGTSECGFLAADFLKRKPNAVGKVGTNMQVRILSDDGEPLGVGEQGEVVVKSVGIPFIGYYKNEQASREALDKDGWFLTGDIGFFDEEGYLHLVERKKDILKYMGNQVSPSEVEAVIQQIHEVLQVCVTGIPNKDNTSDLVTAVIRKYPKSDLSAEDVIEYVANRLSDPKHLRGGVYFVNEFPMTTNGKIIRRKVRQMLQEGEIQ